tcaatagaggctccgtagacataatgtgggttgtgtattggtgttgggaaaagacaaactatgttatgttgtatatgtattacttgtccatttgagactttaaaaatgatgatactattggaaatgaattggtattgtagacatgaacacatttttatctaattaatgataatatgtattatctctattcatggatgagtttgagtagaataaaatctaacatgcttgctcggtcgggttcactcggttgagcgttggtcgcgctcctcggttttggggcatgacactgAATTAGTTGAATTTGGTGTTCTCTTTTGAGCATTTTCCCTCTTTGCATGACATTTGGATCTATTGCTGGGATTGCAGGAGCATTTGGCCTTAGCAATTATTTATAATAGCCAAGTATTTTAGCCTCTATTTCCTCCTCCATATGTACCTAAACCCCTAGATTAGTAGGGAGAGCATGGATTCCATTTAAAGTGTTTCTGCTCTTCATATGTGCAAAGAAATATGTAGAATTAGAATCTCCCAACTTTAGCCATTGCACCCTTGATCTTTGCCTAAAAATACTTTCTTCAATCAGTATCCACTTATCTAGATTACCTTTCAGTTCCTTTTCTTTCTCAGCTAattctgtatttatttttctacAACCAATTTTCTATTGCACTTCCGGTAGTTCCCTTCTGACTTCTTTTGATTCTGCCATCAACACCTTTATATTGTTGTGTGTTGAGGCCCTTAATAACTTGCTTGACTCTCTTGAGTTTGTTCCACACTCCTTGTAGATTTCCAGTATCTCCAGTTGTACTCCATGCTTGTTCTACTTCTGGTATGAAATGGGGGTGATCAACTAGGCAGTTAAAGAACTTGAACAAACTAGCTTTCTTCCTCTGTATTTGTGAGATCATCAGCTTAAGGGGTGAATGGTCAGAGAAAGATGGTTCTAGGATTTGTATATAAAGATTGGGCATTGTCATCATCCAGTTTGTATTAACTATTCCCATGTCTATCATGCTATAGGTATGATTATTTGTCCATGTATAATCCCTTCCCATATTAGATAATTCATTCATGCCAATGTCATTCATGAATTCCCTGAAATCCTTTGTTTCCATATCATGTATTATAGTACCATGCTGTCTATCCTGACTATTAAGTACTGAATTGAAATCTCCCATTACTTACCATGGTCATTGTTGTATATTGAATATTTGCCTCAATTTTTGCCACATACTCAACCTATCTTTAATAGTATGCAAGCCATATACTGCTGTAAAATCAAATGCTAACAATCTTGAGTGAGTTCTGACTTGTCCATGTATGTACTGGAAATCCATGCAATTggttcaaaatttaaaaaaaatgggtcCCATAGAATCCATATTTTGctcttattattgttgttgaagtTTAATATCCATTGCCATCATGGTGCAATTTTGTTGATGATACTACTAGCTTTCTGCTCATTTATTCTATGTTCTACTAGTGCAATCACTACTTTTTTATTCTGCTTTATGAACTCCTTTGTCTCATTTTACTTGTATGCTTTATTTATACCTCTAACATTCCATGTAATTACACTCATACTAGTATGAATTGTGTATCATGATATAGCTCTTGTCCCTCGTAAGGCTCCACCTGCACATTGCTTGGTCTTGGATCATTGGTTGTGTGCTCTTGTCCCCTTTCTAAGGATTGGAACTCATTACTGCCACCAAGAGCCTTGCCTTCAGCTAGCTTTATTTTTTCTATCCTTGCTGTTGACTTCCCACTAACTGTTGTCCACCCTTCTTCTTCAGGTTGTTCAGTAGTTGCACTAATCTGCATTGTACTGTCCTCTAGGGGTTTTGGTGTTTCCATCCTCTTTATTTGCTCGTTCTCCTTATCTTTTTCCTTAGGTCCATCCCTCTCAGTCTTTTGCCAGATTTGCTTGACTTTATTCCCCCTCCCTCTGTATGCCTACCTTTGTGGCTGCTGCATTATGTTCTCATTGCAATTGTGCCCTATCTGTAGACATTTGGTGCAGTATGTAGGTTCTCAGTCGTAGGTTATCTCTTGCTCAATTGTTTTTCCCATTGGATCCTGCAGCTTCACCCTTCTAGGAAGGGGTTTAGTAATGTCTATCTCAATCAGTATTCTAGCATAAGATATTCTAACTATACCAGTTGTACAGTCACCAGCATATACTGGATTACCCAAGGCACTTCCAATTTTGCTTAATGCCTTCATACTCCAGCAATTCAGGGGAAGATTTAGAAACTTCACACACAGTGGAATGGTTCTAAGTACTTCTTCATGCAAATTGAGGTATGGTGTCCATGCTTTCATTACAATGGGACGATTGTTAATGGTATGAGGCCCAGTATACataacttgatttctttcctCCAAATTTGCGAATCGAATTACAAAGTAGTCTTCATTATAATAATAGATCTGAGGTTTCATGGAGTACTTACCCACTGAATTAAGGAATCGTTCCATTGCTCCTATGGATAGTGAATTCCCAATGACATACAAAACAAGTGTTGtgttccatttttcattttcctgCTCAACATCCTCTAGGTCTGATTGCACAATTTTCTCCCCATCTTTTATCATTGGTACAATATATTGAAGATCCATACCTCTCGATGCCAGCTTATTCCCTCCTACAACATTTGCCCATGATTGAATTTCACTTGCCTTCACCATTTGATCagtatttttgggattttcagccTTGTCAGATTTGCATGGCACAGTTGCATTggtatttgatgtttttgagttcaTATCTGCCATTCCACTATTATTTCACTAttaataatatagtatatatgttAAATTGCATTTTAAACACTATAACTAGTACTAAATGTtatcataaaaatataaaatgaatgaAATATTTAGTTAACCAACACTCGTCTACCTTCACTTTTTTCTATACACGAGCTTGCCACATCCAAAAGAACAttataaggggaataattttttGTGACCTGTGTGATATGCCAATAAAATCCATATGTACGATAACTAAGAAAATCTCTCGAGGAGACTCGAGGTTAAGTGCAATTGAATGTCATTAGGGATGGAGCTCAAAGGTTACGCACAAACATGTATTCAAGGGGTGTCAATCGGCACTCCTTCATAGGAATTATATTGTGTAGGTAGATAAAAAAATTTATGTATATAAACTATATCTTTTCGCTTATTTATGGGTTCATTTCTTTATATTATGACCTCCCCTACCTCATCCTAGTGAAATTCTGGCCCCGCCTTGCGTACGAATTTGTATGAAATATGAATTCAGCTTTAGTTCAAACTttatatttgtattaagaaatttaGGGGAGAAATGAGAAATAACCAAATTTACAACtggtaatttagtcattttttcatgtaaagataaaatttgaacaaaaatacccttaaaaatccgaaaaaattccaacataatatgttgtaGTTCAAATTTTTTACTTATTagattccagcataatgtgctggaatttcataatgtgttggaattccaacataatatgctggaagtttatacgcatgagctccataatccaacatattatgctggaacttttcgtgtgctggagtacataatatgctggaagtttatacataGGAGCTTCATAATCTAGCATAGTATGTTGGAACTTTTCACGTTTCAGCAAAATAAtggttattttttaatgactttgcaaatgctagctatttttaattaccagtccaaaagctggctagcccgtgctattttcactagaaatttattaaatatgtatcaaaatttaaatttagaaattaattacTAACATCTAATATTATTATCCTAAAATTTAGAagacataaaatttaaattttgacgCGGTCTCTTACTTCATCCAACTAGAAGTACACTAATAATTATACGAAACTAGCATGAACTTAATTCTCCATGTAATGGAGATATCATACTGTCCCTACTGAAGATATTTTTTCCGATATTTCATGTGGCAATTGCCTTGATCTTTAACTCCTCCACTTCAATAATGcaatttctaatatttttagtGGCAATTATCATATTTGGACTATTAGATTAAGCTTTATTTCAACTTTGATTAGAAAGTTTAAACTATATATGCATGGAAGCAATAAAGTTGTGTGTGACACCTCCTCGTGATTATTATGCAATTGTGCTCATATCCATTCATAGGCTCGGATATTCTCCTTCTCCTACCATCTCATTTAAATATTACATACAtcgtcaatattaaaaaaaaaatggtaCTATTAAAttacacaaaaaaatatttataaataagcCTTCTTAAAATATGAGATTTTAAATCTTGAGAATATGATCAAATTGTCTgttaaaacatataaatatgacGCATAACAGTATAAAAATCCGTACACTAACAATGTATTTAACTTAAATTCTTTTCTATAATAAAAATCTTGCTCGTGTCACATGACTAAGAACAATGTATTTCAACTTTTCTTCAAGTAAATGGCAAAATACCTTTAAACCCCCTAAACTTGGCACGCATTATTGGTTACATTCTTGAACTATTTATGGTTTTAATTACCCCTTATACATGATTATTCGATAGTTGTTACCCCCTTGGACGATCTCATCCGAGGGAAGTGGCATGCACTCGTCTGCCACGTGGATTTTTCTATCTATGTGgcattatatttaaaaaataaaatattttttttttacttttttaagtATATTACTTTTTTTAGATaatctttttcaaataaaatttataataaaacttggctagaactacattatttaggctaacttttttatttggctaaaaataataaagttttatttattctttttgaatttgacctgataataaatatttatacaattgaaataaatagtcaaggcatctaaaaagttataaaaaatacatagtttgaacTTTATTATTTtagctataattttttatatatctctaaattatggtgctctaaaaatatttttatagattttacctgaaaaagtaaaaatacacaaTTGAAATAAGtagtcattgcatcaaaagaagaaataaaaagagtgtacaaTTTCAATTTCATTATTTTGGCTATACTTTTTTTATTTGGTAAAACTAATGAAGTTGTAGCCAAAaaattttttattgatttaactTAGAACTAaaaatacacaattaaaataaatagacattatatataaagaaaaaaacaGGAAATATACACAAACTGGTACTCCATTATTTTTGCTAAAAGTTTTTTATTTGACTAAAATAATGCAATTCCTACAAAACGTTTTACAAATTcggccaaaaataaaaataaataaatatgtagTTGGAACAAATAAACATTATATCttagaagaaattaaaaagaatatgTTAAGATGAAGCAAGAAGAAATACATAGTTGTAACAAATAAATCATTATATATGGCAATATGACAATTACAAGTTAAAAAATAACCTAGTTGAAAactgattttttaatttttcttcactCTCACGCGCTTAAAAGAGAGTGTACCCACACGCTTTGCCACATCAGCGTCCAGGGAGTAATGACTCTCAAAAGGCCAAGTTCGGGGGCAATTAAGATCACGAATAGTTTAGGGCTATAACTAATAATCCGTGCCAAGTTTAGGGGGAGGGGTTTAGGTATTCCGCCTAAGTAAACTATATATTCAAATACAActttaactttcaaaaattatttttcaacacaacttaaatataataatttaaatttCAACCAAATTTAAGTTCAAAAGCTAACTAAGAAAATTTATATAGGAAACTCGAGTTAAATGCAATTAATTGGATGCTGTCCAACTAGAAGTACAGTAACAATTATAGGAAACTAGCTTGAACTTCTCTATGTAATGGAGATATCAAACTGTCCCTACTGAAGATCTTTTTTGTCGATATTTGATGTGAAAATTGCCTTGATCTTGACTCCACCATTTCCATAATGCAAGTTTAATAATTTTTAGAAAGCAATTTGGACTGTTGGTTTAAGCTTTATTCCAACTTGATTAGAAAGTTCAAAAGATGTGGAACCAAAAACTTTTTGGACTAAACAaacctaaaatttcaatttgctATAAAGGTGCTTattgttataaaaataattataacgTGGATGTctatttattactccgctatagataatcttcctgaaaaaTATTATTCGTTTGGTACtctattgaagtttatctacaagtagctgatgcaggcaggttgcaagcaactcaattaaatgatttgcagcagctttttattaaacaggcaggttgcaagcagctcatgcagacagcttacaagcagctcaagAAAAACATAGAAACTGCTTCgtttcttctataaataaagaagatttcagtttattatgtacacagtttgaagttgaataatatatcaacatctctctatacttgtcttcgatttatttactttacagtctttattttataacatgttatcagAACGAGTCTCCAATTTCATCATCACTACCTGACTGTAAGGCAACATACTGCCCTTGTGCGTGGTCAAACTGAGTTCATTCAGAGCATTTTGAGGAAAATTACATCATTGGAGTGGTGAACAACACGTTGGCTTTGTTAATTTCCAACTCTATGAAGAGATGAAATCCTTCTGATGTCATTTCTCAAAGATACGGcttattaatttataattttaatttgatttcctTCATGAGCTTGAAAATTATGCTTATTATCTATGTCCATCACGTGCTATTTCTAAGCAACTAGTGATACAGGACTTGCAGGTATATTGtgatttgaaataaaaatttgaagGCTAAGAAGATAATGGATATTAAATCAACTTGCTATGTTACGTGCTATGTATACGTATTAGCATATAACaactatttttatatatatacttgttTTCATCATGTTGTCATCTCCATAAAAGATTACAAAGGGAATAACAATGTCAGATCCATCTAAACTCCAGCAGAGTTTATGAGAAATATATAATTACTAACAGTGATAATATTTCCTAAGTCTCGTTATGACTTAACTTCATGGTTCACTTGAACTCCAATAGAGTACGGTCACCAGAAGCTGTTAtgtttcatatatctcattgtaactaaattttatTAACCACTAGAAGTgttatatgcctatgatcaccagaagtgataatttaggctttctttggttacaattgaagataagctagagaaatattctctatattacatgCATGCCTCAATTTGCTCCTAAAGTAGCATTATCGTAAAAGAGGTTCTAAGACATCACACAATTTGGTGTGAT
The nucleotide sequence above comes from Nicotiana tabacum cultivar K326 chromosome 12, ASM71507v2, whole genome shotgun sequence. Encoded proteins:
- the LOC142167343 gene encoding uncharacterized protein LOC142167343, giving the protein MGDFNSVLNSQDRQHGTIIHDMETKDFREFMNDIGMNELSNMGRDYTWTNNHTYSMIDMGIVNTNWMMTMPNLYIQILEPSFSDHSPLKLMISQIQRKKASLFKFFNCLVDHPHFIPEVEQAWSTTGDTGNLQGVWNKLKRVKQVIKGLNTQQYKGVDGRIKRSQKGTTGSAIENWL
- the LOC142167344 gene encoding uncharacterized protein LOC142167344, which codes for MADMNSKTSNTNATVPCKSDKAENPKNTDQMVKASEIQSWANVVGGNKLASRGMDLQYIVPMIKDGEKIVQSDLEDVEQENEKWNTTLVLYVIGNSLSIGAMERFLNSVGKYSMKPQIYYYNEDYFVIRFANLEERNQVMYTGPHTINNRPIVMKAWTPYLNLHEEVLRTIPLCVKFLNLPLNCWSMKALSKIGSALGNPVYAGDCTTGIVRISYARILIEIDITKPLPRRVKLQDPMGKTIEQEITYD